The following are encoded together in the Xiphophorus hellerii strain 12219 chromosome 3, Xiphophorus_hellerii-4.1, whole genome shotgun sequence genome:
- the LOC116717127 gene encoding uncharacterized protein LOC116717127: protein MQKPGSQQKMHVSICNTGIGAKIVPYCMNNKYYCPLCSYSADESYKVKNHIARTAVVQHNEFHIFRCGLPCRDTTHFHCPYCFSTIDRRDRFVNHLVNHRMTFHMVSSCAAAQPPVHLPATDIQATQAPVRPAATDIQATQAPVRPAATDIQATQAPVRPAATDIQATQAPVRPAATDIQATQAPVRSEDMITCEMCNLRLRKKNLRIHLKRKHHEKVELISQNHHLRSQCVDAKKGVFAVQKSFCGPSKPIHVIKNTWSQFHRSECELDRCNVNAQFAKRSGILPFECEHIQSLRFCPRATDSEGPLSETTLNILVDNLWFSVKRKEELLKNQQEALSSNTPFSVLLFGSGTDTTFHVSIFEPKMAFFSRLGRVIVTYDKGKNTWHCACTEGKRSCTHKATAKWHLFEKMPDMFKAAVHSEEDVMCGTTVSECQEESGSITDDAAERIIKYLIYHKKIPADLPDSLITRSRDAKSLNGFPKHLIPSETECTECGQHASLGDPQLLSSTAKIVTLTGVVKGISTYRKTCPNCSMVYRYQDWEDGIHNFNDHLLLSIHFCLVLRNALQTHTAVSRIIETIEYTEGENFPFKDRILQAYLSFEGLSDHDYQYSCDSCGYHPAIVVMDLHKKGVFSMPVSEIPNPPQQYNGEVNARSFWEAVTMEVISRGLYPPGCKNPFVVKPTYHNWSPWIGPQTRRSDILINTESEKVHLPDSDSDVDQFLTEERLADEVLNLKLPEIRRLCSQCGIDSRGSKMDLVLRLRDKMASRATYNKVFEKVWGASGGWAVITCPCGIIYSVKFNLRAESPRDFADLLLSWKFFPNITVYDYPRGLVSHLKKRCAKDTPFTIHDGRLVEATPENIRQATEKKLAVNLPWLKHRKEPEDKGGHPVTGSLEHYCLSDVFHQGNSKDEKDVLRKIEMVPELAGRLNSQCAEQLFAGMRKNNYFLNMLNPSTHIFLQRNILHHFNLRKNTKTKQNILKVAGPHANLVLDKNGCIIMGCEKNQQHACSLEASVIQTHQCSLDDSLTSLQTTGANKFTWTQKPNNTEITLLAQVLDQTRDPAEYVACVDGQVLTRGDMFTLGLSQDMNGQILNSCLKVVERMCINKGIKVFAGNSHVVHTWFPPLSLDPAQHLPPQAQDLDWVLIPVWHPGHWTLCILKPKHREIFFLDSINGTGFTDENRIRTLREVCLQMSSGPWTEFVGNDVEGLPKQGLSNNCGMFVVMYALYFVMGASFDFSENDMMTIRRWWSLTLLTNFPVKSREELQKERKRKKVEEREKCETLFADDHNYAKATEAQIEVQSIPPILQMPLIVLEAILQEVILAQGDTAYLTLALTCKSFEAIVSDPVFRKKTHFAWLDGEINWENFSESFKAENRIPFAVIQCSSCNRQYKDSVGFTGHGRRGEFPRYYCDGIPGHCPECQY from the exons ATGCAAAAACCAGGAAGTCAGCAAAAG ATGCACGTATCAATTTGTAACACTGGGATCGGAGCTAAAATTGTTCCGTACTGCATGAACAACAAGTACTACTGTCCCCTTTGCTCATACAGTGCGGATGAGTCTTACAAGGTTAAGAACCACATTGCAAGAACTGCTGTGGTTCAACATAACG AATTCCATATCTTCAGATGTGGCCTACCATGTAGAGACACCACTCACTTCCATTGTCCTtactgtttttccaccattgaCAGAAGGGACAGGTTTGTTAATCATTTGGTTAATCACAGAATGACTTTTCACATGGTGTCCAGCTGTGCAGCAGCCCAGCCACCTGTCCACCTACCAGCTACAGACATCCAGGCTACACAGGCGCCTGTCCGTCCAGCAGCTACAGACATCCAGGCTACACAGGCCCCTGTCCGTCCAGCAGCTACAGACATCCAGGCTACACAGGCGCCTGTCCGTCCAGCAGCTACAGACATCCAGGCTACACAGGCGCCTGTCCGTCCAGCAGCTACAGACATCCAGGCTACACAGGCGCCTGTCCGCTCAGAAGATATGATTACATGTGAAATGTGCAATCTGCGCCTGAGAAAAAAGAATCTTCGtattcatttgaaaagaaaacaccatGAAAAAGTGGAGCTGATTTCACAAAATCATCATTTAAGGAGTCAGTGTGTGGATgcaaaaaaaggtgtttttgcTGTTCAGAAATCCTTTTGTGGTCCATCAAAACCTATACATGTAATCAAAAACACCTGGTCACAATTTCACAGATCAGAGTGTGAGCTTGACAGGTGTAATGTGAATGCACAATTTGCCAAGCGAAGTGGGATTTTGCCTTTTGAGTGTGAACACATTCAATCATTACGCTTTTGTCCACGCGCCACAGACTCAGAAGGACCTCTGTCTGAAACTACCCTCAACATCCTGGTTGACAACTTATGGTTcagtgttaaaagaaaagaagaacttttaaaaaatcagcaagAGGCGCTATCAAGTAATACGCCGTTTTCAGTTCTTCTTTTTGGCAGTGGGACAGACACAACTTTTCACGTGTCTATCTTTGAACCAAAAATGGCATTTTTCAGCAGACTTGGAAGGGTGATTGTCACTTACGACAAAGGAAAAAATACCTGGCATTGTGCATGTACAGAGGGCAAAAGGTCCTGTACGCACAAGGCTACGGCAAAGTGgcatctttttgaaaaaatgccAGACATGTTCAAAGCAGCAGTACATTCAGAGGAGGATGTTATGTGTGGGACAACAGTATCAGAATGTCAGGAGGAAAGTGGTTCCATTACTGATGATGCAGCAGAGAGGATAATCAAGTATTTGATTTACCACAAGAAAATACCTGCTGATCTTCCTGACAGTCTTATCACCAGAAGTAGAGACGCCAAGTCTCTCAATGGGTTCCCCAAACATCTGATCCCATCAGAGACTGAATGCACAGAATGTGGACAGCACGCCAGTCTTGGTGACCCTCAGTTGTTGTCTTCCACTGCTAAAATAGTGACTCTGACAGGAGTAGTTAAAG GTATATCAACATACAGGAAGACTTGCCCCAACTGTTCGATGGTTTACCGATATCAAGACTGGGAAGATGGTATTCACAACTTCAACGATCACTTGCTGCTGTCCATACATTTTTGTCTGGTACTGAGGAATGCATTGCAG ACTCACACTGCTGTAAGTCGCATAATCGAAACTATCGAATACACAGAAGGAGAGAACTTTCCTTTCAAGGATCGAATCCTGCAGGCATATCTGTCGTTTGAAGGTCTAAGTGACCATGATTACCAATACTCATGTGATTCATGTGGGTATCATCCTGCAATTGTTGTCATGGATCTACATAAGAAAGGTGTTTTCAGCATGCCAG ttagTGAAATACCAAACCCACCTCAGCAATATAATGGCGAAGTTAATGCGCGCTCATTTTGGGAAGCGGTTACTATGGAAGTGATTAGCCGTGGACTTTATCCAC CTGGCTGCAAGAATCCTTTTGTTGTAAAGCCTACTTATCACAACTGGTCCCCCTGGATTGGACCACAGACAAGACGATCTGACATTTTGATCAACACAGAGAGTGAAAAAGTCCACTTGCCTGATTCCGACAGTGATGTAGACCAGTTTCTCACAGAAGAGCGGCTTGCAGATGAGGTTCTCAATCTCAAg ctaccTGAGATCAGGAGACTCTGCAGTCAATGTGGAATTGACAGCAGAGGTTCTAAGATGGATCTTGTGCTCCGTCTGCGGGACAAAATGGCTTCTAGAGCCACATATAACAAGGTTTTTGAGAAAGTGTGGGGTGCCTCTG gTGGATGGGCTGTAATCACTTGTCCCTGTGGCATTATTTATTCTGTAAAGTTTAACCTGAGAGCGGAGAGCCCTAGAGACTTTGCAGACCTTCTTTTATCCTGGAAGTTTTTTCCCAATATTACAGTGTATGACTACCCCAGGGGATTGGTAAGTCATCTAAAGAAGAGGTGTGCTAAGGATACCCCATTTACCATCCACGATGGTAGATTGGTTGAGGCCACCCCTGAAAACATAAGACAAgctactgaaaaaaaacttgctGTAAACTTACCCTGGTTGAAGCACAGGAAAGAACCAGAAGACAAGGGAGGGCATCCTGTCACTGGCTCATTAGAGCATTATTGTCTGAGTGACGTTTTCCACCAAGGCAATAGTAAGGATGAGAAGGATGTCTTGCGGAAGATTGAGATGGTTCCAGAACTGGCAGGAAGATTAAACAGCCAGTGTGCAGAGCAACTATTTGCAGGCATGAGGAAAAATAACTACTTCCTGAATATGCTCAACCCATCCACGCAcatctttctgcaaagaaacatCCTCCACCATTTCAATCTTAGGAAgaacacaaaaaccaaacaaaacattctaAAAGTTGCGGGGCCGCATGCAAATTTGGTCCTAGACAAAAATGGATGCATCATAATGG GCTGTGAGAAAAACCAGCAACATGCTTGCAGTTTGGAAGCCAGCGTTATTCAAACTCACCAATGTTCTCTTGATGACTCTTTGACAAGCTTACAAACAACTGGAGCAAATAAATTCACCTGGACTCAAAAGCCTAATAACACAGAAATTACtttg CTTGCTCAAGTATTGGACCAAACCAGAGATCCAGCTGAATATGTTGCTTGTGTTGATGGGCAGGTCCTCACCAGAGGAGACATGTTCACTCTTGGTTTATCGCAAGACATGAATGGGCAG ATTCTGAACTCCTGTCTGAAAGTTGTTGAAAGAATGTGCATCAACAAG GGCATCAAAGTTTTTGCAGGAAACAGTCATGTAGTCCACACCTGGTTTCCACCTCTTTCCCTTGACCCAGCACAACACCTACCA CCGCAGGCACAAGATCTGGACTGGGTTCTGATTCCTGTGTGGCATCCTGGACATTGGACACTATGC ATTCTGAAGCCTAAACATAGGGAGATTTTCTTCCTTGATTCTATCAATGGCACTGGCTTCACTGATGAAAACCGCATCAGAACATTAAG AGAAGTCTGTCTTCAGATGTCATCTGGTCCATGGACAGAATTTGTTGGCAACGATGTTGAG GGATTGCCGAAACAAGGACTGTCCAACAACTGTGGAATGTTTGTAGTGATG TATGCACTGTACTTTGTGATGGGAGCATCATTTGATTTCAGCGAg AATGATATGATGACAATACGAAGATGGTGGTCTCTCACTCTCTTGACAAACTTCCCTGTGAA GTCCAGAGAAGAACTGCAAAAGGAGAGAAAGCGGAAAAAAGTTGAGGAAAGGGAAAAATGTGAG ACTCTGTTTGCTGATGACCACAACTATGCCAAAGCAACCGAGGCACAAATTGag GTACAAAGTATACCGCCAATCTTACAG ATGCCTTTGATTGTCCTGGAAGCTATTCTCCAGGAGGTAATACTGGCACAGGGAGACACAGCTTACCTCACGTTGGCATTGACATGCAAGTCCTTTGAAGCCATTGTGTCTGACCCAGtgttcaggaagaagactcactttgcttggttggatg gtgagatcaactgggaAAATTTTTCTGAatcattcaaggcagaaaacaggattccttttgcggttaTCCAATGTTCTTCCTGTAACCGGCAGTATAAAGACTCTGTGGGCTTCACCGGGcatggaagacgaggagagttcCCTCGTTACTATTgtgatggcatacctggacaCTGCCCTGAATGCCAGTACTAA